In a single window of the Flavobacterium ammoniigenes genome:
- a CDS encoding glycosyltransferase translates to MNTNKRLLLIGFVWPEPNSSAAGGRMMQLIALFQNQGFAITFASPALDSDFMVNLADYDVDKVSIALNDSSFDSYIKELQPNVVVFDRFMIEEQFGWRVAEHCPNAVRILDTEDLHCLRLARQNAFKANRNFDISDLRKEDVAKREIASILRSDVALMVSEYEMEVLQSVFNIDPSLLYYLPLLVTTFDPNPLPYIQRQHFVFIGNFLHEPNWNAVQYLKETIWPIIRKQFPTAVVEIYGAYPSQKVFQLHNEKEGFLIKGRAESAKEIISNARVLLAPIRFGAGIKGKLLEAMEYGTPSVTTSIGAESMHADLNWNGSIEDDSQEFAAAAVQLYQDEIVWQHSQQNGFSIIKQRYLTALFEDQFETTLTYLQSNLEKHRNHNFIGQMLMHHTLQSTKYLSRWIEEKNRKM, encoded by the coding sequence ATGAATACAAATAAACGACTCTTACTAATTGGTTTTGTTTGGCCTGAGCCCAATTCCTCTGCTGCGGGTGGAAGAATGATGCAATTGATTGCATTGTTTCAAAATCAGGGCTTTGCTATTACTTTCGCTAGTCCCGCACTGGATAGTGATTTTATGGTCAATCTTGCTGATTACGATGTAGATAAAGTGTCGATTGCTTTAAATGATTCTAGTTTTGATTCTTATATAAAGGAATTGCAGCCCAATGTGGTAGTATTTGATCGTTTCATGATTGAAGAGCAATTTGGTTGGCGTGTAGCAGAACATTGTCCTAATGCTGTTCGAATTTTAGATACGGAAGACTTGCATTGTTTGCGGTTAGCGCGACAGAATGCCTTTAAGGCAAATCGTAATTTTGATATTTCAGATCTAAGGAAAGAGGATGTAGCAAAAAGAGAAATTGCCAGTATTTTACGTTCGGATGTTGCTTTGATGGTTTCTGAATATGAAATGGAGGTTTTGCAGTCTGTATTTAATATTGATCCATCGCTTTTGTATTATTTACCTTTACTTGTTACTACTTTTGATCCTAATCCTTTGCCCTACATACAAAGGCAACATTTTGTTTTTATAGGTAATTTTCTGCATGAACCCAATTGGAATGCAGTTCAGTATTTGAAAGAGACAATTTGGCCAATTATTAGAAAGCAATTCCCAACAGCAGTTGTTGAAATATATGGGGCTTATCCTTCGCAAAAGGTTTTTCAACTACATAATGAAAAAGAGGGTTTCTTAATAAAAGGTAGGGCTGAAAGCGCTAAGGAGATTATTTCAAATGCGCGTGTTCTTTTGGCTCCAATTCGTTTTGGTGCCGGAATTAAAGGTAAATTGCTAGAGGCAATGGAATACGGTACCCCTTCCGTTACTACTTCTATCGGTGCAGAATCTATGCATGCTGATTTAAATTGGAATGGGAGTATTGAAGATGATTCGCAAGAATTTGCTGCTGCTGCTGTTCAATTGTATCAGGATGAAATCGTTTGGCAACATAGTCAACAAAATGGATTTTCCATTATTAAACAAAGGTATTTGACCGCATTATTTGAAGATCAATTTGAAACAACATTGACTTATTTACAATCCAATTTAGAAAAGCACCGTAATCATAATTTTATTGGTCAAATGTTGATGCATCATACTTTGCAAAGTACTAAATACCTGTCGCGATGGATAGAAGAAAAAAATAGAAAAATGTAG
- a CDS encoding tRNA-(ms[2]io[6]A)-hydroxylase, translating to MLGLKLATDPRWVNIVESNIEEILTDHAWCEQKAASNAIYIIVNNSEKEELVTEMTRIALEEMEHFQMVHTIIKEKGLTLGRERKDNYVNDLVKFAKKDGSRNDALVERLLFAAMIEARSCERFKVLSENIQDPELAKFYRDLMISEAGHYTTFLGFAKKYQDNINVDTRWKEWIEYESSIIANYGNRETVHG from the coding sequence ATGTTAGGACTTAAATTAGCAACCGATCCAAGATGGGTCAACATCGTCGAATCAAATATTGAAGAAATCTTGACCGATCATGCTTGGTGCGAACAAAAAGCAGCCTCTAATGCTATTTATATCATCGTCAACAATTCAGAAAAAGAAGAATTGGTAACCGAAATGACTCGAATCGCTTTAGAAGAAATGGAACATTTCCAAATGGTTCATACTATTATTAAAGAAAAGGGCTTGACATTAGGACGTGAACGAAAAGATAATTATGTCAACGATCTAGTCAAATTTGCAAAAAAAGACGGCAGTAGAAACGATGCCTTGGTCGAACGATTACTGTTTGCTGCCATGATCGAAGCACGAAGTTGCGAACGCTTTAAAGTCCTTTCAGAAAACATTCAAGATCCCGAATTGGCAAAATTCTATAGAGACCTTATGATTTCTGAGGCAGGACATTACACTACCTTTTTAGGCTTCGCAAAAAAGTACCAAGACAACATCAATGTGGATACCCGTTGGAAAGAATGGATTGAATACGAATCGTCTATCATAGCCAATTACGGCAATCGAGAAACCGTACACGGTTAA